From Novosphingobium sp. MMS21-SN21R, the proteins below share one genomic window:
- a CDS encoding YciI family protein, protein MADFILLMHGDATAAEDESAWDAYFARLHASDAFEGGSSIGGGQRFRKGGQGASDLSPLTGFIRLQVADLAEAETFLAGNPLYEAGGTVEIRELPRD, encoded by the coding sequence ATGGCAGACTTCATTCTGCTGATGCATGGCGATGCCACCGCTGCCGAGGATGAGAGCGCGTGGGATGCCTATTTCGCGCGATTGCACGCATCGGACGCGTTCGAAGGCGGCAGTTCGATTGGCGGCGGCCAGCGCTTCCGCAAGGGCGGGCAGGGCGCGAGCGACCTTTCGCCATTGACCGGCTTCATCCGGTTGCAGGTGGCAGACCTTGCCGAAGCTGAAACCTTTCTGGCCGGAAATCCTTTGTACGAAGCGGGCGGCACGGTCGAAATCAGGGAACTGCCCCGTGATTGA
- a CDS encoding acyl-CoA dehydrogenase family protein → MRATPDFDFGLTESAMMIRETVARFADERIAPLAARVDADDWFPRAELWPAMGELGLHGMTVPEQWGGLGLGYLDHVIAVEEVSRASASIGLSYGAHSNLCVNQISRWGSDEQKAKYLPKLISGEHVGSLAMSETGAGSDVVSMKLKAEPVAGGYRLNGTKFWITNAAYADTLVVYAKTSPEAASRGITAFLIEKDFAGFSIGQKIDKMGMRGSPTAELVFDDCFVPEENVMGPVGGGVGVLMSGLDYERVVLSGIQIGIMQACLDVVIPYLRERKQFGKPIGAFQLMQAKVADMYVAMQSARAYVYAVARACDAGQTTRFDAAGAILLASENAFRAAGEAVQALGGAGYTRDWPVERFLRDAKLLDIGAGTNEIRRMLIGRELIGAN, encoded by the coding sequence ATGCGAGCTACCCCCGATTTCGATTTCGGCCTGACCGAGAGCGCGATGATGATCCGCGAAACCGTCGCCCGCTTTGCCGACGAGAGAATCGCGCCGCTGGCCGCGCGGGTGGATGCGGACGACTGGTTCCCCCGCGCGGAACTGTGGCCCGCGATGGGCGAGCTTGGCCTCCACGGCATGACCGTGCCCGAGCAATGGGGTGGGCTGGGGCTGGGCTATCTCGACCATGTGATCGCGGTGGAGGAAGTGAGCCGCGCCTCTGCTTCCATCGGGCTTTCGTATGGCGCGCATTCCAACTTGTGCGTCAACCAGATCAGCCGCTGGGGCAGCGATGAGCAGAAGGCGAAGTATCTGCCCAAGCTGATTTCGGGCGAGCATGTCGGCAGTCTGGCGATGTCGGAAACGGGAGCCGGATCGGACGTTGTTTCGATGAAGTTGAAAGCCGAACCCGTGGCGGGCGGCTACCGGCTGAACGGCACCAAGTTCTGGATTACCAATGCGGCCTATGCCGATACGCTGGTCGTCTATGCCAAGACATCGCCCGAGGCGGCGAGCCGGGGGATTACCGCGTTCCTGATCGAGAAGGACTTCGCCGGGTTTTCCATCGGCCAGAAGATCGACAAGATGGGGATGCGCGGATCGCCCACGGCAGAGCTGGTGTTCGATGACTGCTTCGTGCCCGAAGAGAACGTGATGGGGCCGGTGGGCGGCGGCGTGGGCGTGCTGATGAGCGGGCTGGACTACGAGCGCGTGGTGCTTTCGGGCATCCAGATCGGCATCATGCAGGCCTGCCTCGATGTGGTCATACCCTACCTGCGTGAGCGCAAGCAGTTCGGCAAACCCATCGGCGCGTTCCAGCTGATGCAGGCAAAGGTGGCGGACATGTACGTGGCGATGCAGTCTGCCCGGGCTTATGTTTACGCCGTGGCGCGCGCCTGCGATGCCGGGCAGACAACGCGCTTCGATGCGGCAGGCGCGATCCTGCTGGCCAGCGAAAACGCCTTCCGTGCGGCGGGCGAGGCGGTGCAGGCGCTGGGCGGCGCGGGCTATACCAGGGACTGGCCGGTGGAACGCTTCCTGCGCGACGCCAAGCTGCTCGACATCGGCGCGGGCACCAATGAAATCCGGCGGATGCTGATCGGGCGCGAATTGATCGGCGCCAACTGA